A stretch of Gallus gallus isolate bGalGal1 chromosome 2, bGalGal1.mat.broiler.GRCg7b, whole genome shotgun sequence DNA encodes these proteins:
- the CCDC12 gene encoding coiled-coil domain-containing protein 12 isoform X1: MCSDTLSYLSRSSTPGGCWWEPLLSASACCSFLLCPRELVLRNYDPEDEELKKRKLPPAKPASVEDKVKDQLEAAKPEPIIDEVDLTNLAPRKPDWDLKRDVAKKMEKLEKRTQRAIAELIRERLKGQEEELAAAVGSAKQDGSDSD; encoded by the exons ATGTGCTCCGACACGCTCAGCTATTTGAGTAGGAGCAGCACACCAGGTGGGTGCTGGTGGGAACCACTGCTCTCTGCCTCTGCTTGTTGCTCGTTCCTTTTGTGCCCCAG GGAGCTCGTACTGCGAAACTATGACCCTGAAgatgaagagctgaagaagaggaaattgCCTCCGGCCAAGCCAGCCTCAG TGGAAGACAAGGTGAAGGACCAGCTGGAGGCAGCTAAGCCAGAGCCCATCATCGATGAAGTG GATCTGACAAACCTGGCCCCCAGGAAGCCGGACTG GGATTTAAAACGAGACGTAGCCAAGAAGATGGagaagctggagaagaggacTCAGAGAGCCATCGCTGAACTGATCC GAGAGCGCTTgaaagggcaggaggaggagttGGCGGCAGCTGTTGGGTCAGCAAAGCAGGATGGAAGTGACTCTGACTGA